The following nucleotide sequence is from Chelonia mydas isolate rCheMyd1 chromosome 5, rCheMyd1.pri.v2, whole genome shotgun sequence.
TTATTACACATAAATAATGtaaatttaataggcagcaggtttaaaacaaacaaaaggaagtatttttttcacacaatgcacagtcaacctgtggaactccttgccagaggatgttgtgaaggccaagactataacagggttcaaaaaagaactagatacattcatggaggataggtccatcaatggctattagccaggatggacggggatggtgtccctagcctctgtttgccagaagctgggaacgggtgacaggggatggatcccttgatgattacctgttctgttcattccctctggggcacctggcattggccactgtcagaagacaggatactgggctagatggacctttggtctgacccagtatggccgttcttatgtaaattGTTTAGAAACACTCACCATGTTCTGTGTTTTAGATGCTGCTAGTGCAGCAGGCTGTATGTAGCTAAGCCTGTAGTTAGTAAACAGAGTTATTAAGGACCCAACAATGCCTTTGTGGTTTCTTCATCTTATTGGAGCTATAGAACTTATTCTGagggagttctatggcctatgttatataggagtcagagtagatgatcacaatgctcccttctggccttggaatctatgaatcagccCTCAACCATTTCCTGCCTCCCACAATTATGGACAGATTTATATATTTTGGGTTTGCTACATTGCCTCTATTTACACACACTATGCTAGGTGCTGATATGAAGGGTATTTGCATTACAAATGAAGATCTTTCATAGTTTATGTGAGGATagtttagttggggttggtccttgtTTGAGCAaagggttggtctagatgacctcccgaggtctcttccaactctaatcttctatgatgcgTTTACAATTCCTAACTTGTAGTATGACATGGGTATCTCCAGAAGTGTGCTTGTGCTGAGTCAACTCTTCTAAATGTGATGCAGTGTATACCCTGTCCTGGCTCAGAAAGCGTTAATGTGGACCTTAGTGGGACCTGGAGGTGGGCCAGGCCTAATTAATGATGAAGCTGAgttggggaggagctgggtggtgctaTAAACAGAGGAAGTTTGGAACAGAAGGGGCTATAGGGAGAAGCTCTGCAATCATTTTCCCTGGGGCAGGCAGTGAAGAGGCTTGGAGGGAATGAGAAGGCTCTTGCACAGTGAGGAGAAAGCCCAGGGAAAGGCTTTGTAGGAAGGATAGCAGCAATGAGTCTGGTGAAGTGAACCTTGACTGCCTGCCCTAGGGTCCCTGCATTAGAACCCAGTGTAGAAGGCAGGCCTGGGTTCACCTGATAAGGTGGTGTGAAGCCTCTAAGGTGACATGGACTACTGGATACCCTGAGAAAACAGTGAATGGACCACTGGGCCCTGAATTGATGGTGGCAGACTGGCTGGAGGGATCACACATTTGTTTGACAGACTTCCTATTACCCTAGAAGGGGCAAGACTAAATGTGACTTGACTAGAGAGCGGAGGTACAAGAAGAGGGAGACCAGTGCTAGAACCAGAGTGATTGTCAGCATAAGGTGCTAGAGAAGGAGAGCCTGCTATGCCATGCCCAGTCACAAAGGGATGCACCTATGGTGAGTTAACTCTTCTACAAACCTCTCCCAGCCCACCCATATAGATAGCTACCAGAACTAGCATTGTTTCTACTAAAGCATCATCCAAAACAATTAAAAGAATCGCTGTGAGGCAAAGCTAGAACTCCTCTGGACTTGGAAGGGAAGATGCACTTGGGAGTATGAGTTCCCTAGTAACTTTTTGTGACTTGTGATAAAGTGATGGTTATGAAATTTGTTGATTAAAGCAGCAAAATAACCTTTGTAATAGGAATCCGCAATTGAAAGCGGAAGCTGCTCACTGTACTTCAAAACTGACACAACCTATATGTTTGCACTCAAGTACAAAAAAATCCTAGAGCAGGAGTGCCACATGCAGACAATGAAAAGGTCTGCTGAGCCATACAATCCAAGCTGTTCTATGCCTGTTCCACAATGCTGCATTATCTGTTAATACAAGTTACTGGAAATGCCTCCTACCCAAAGGGATCCACCCAGGCTCACCATGTGTGATGGTGTAGATAAATTCATCCTCCCCCAGACCCACGCTCACACATACCCACAGATGACCACCCTTGCATTTAAACTTGTCTGTGAAAGACAGAAGTTACACATAATTAACACCAGTACATTTCCACATCTTGTCATTTATTTTACATCTCCttacaaaatgtttctatttttgtttcataCATTGTTGATGGGTACGTACATCAAATCACCACCACTGTCTACTCTTGCTGACTAACTATTGGAGATGCACTTACGCTGTGTGGTAAGGAAAACTTCTGAATAGAGTGAACACTGTAATAAGCAACTGCTGAGGGGACCAGAACTCAGTTTCCTAGCATATGCTGGGAGTCCTTAACTAGGAAATTTAATAGCAATACTGAATCTTGGTGATACCTGAAAATGTTAACTTAAGACCATGGTTGTTTTGAGTTAGCCTAGAGCTCATTGTCTAAAAGCAACCAGTTCAGTTTGTTTTGGTACATCCACATAGCAGTTTCTTCAAGAGCAGCCAATTCGTAATCTAAACACCCTACATCTAATGGATTTGAAGAGTGTGCATCTGGAATTGCTTTTGATTGTACTATTGCTGATAGGACCTACATTTCCACCCCATCCAGAGAAGGCTGACTGTTACAAGATACactggagaaagggagagggtgactttttccccacccctcctccacaaCCTGTTAGCTCCAGCACACATGAATAAGTCGGACAGATTCCCTCAATATCAGTCTCTCTCTACATCATATATATGCAAGGTCACAAAGGCGCATTATGCAATACAGATTCCAGTAATGAAGTTTACAGTGATGCAAGGATCAGTGCCCTCTGTTTATCCTCAATCTCGATTActtgtagggtatgtctacacagcaaaagagaCCTACAGCTCTGAGTCTGAGCCTCCTAGTataagccagagtcagctgacacaggctctGAAACTTGATGTTAGTTTTGTTCGTTTTtacagtgtagctgtacccttaAATAAGGAGCATGGCCTGGAATAGAGGGGATACAAATGTTGTTCTCTTTACTGACCACGCTGTCACTGACGCATCATAACAAAagcgtggtttttttttttttttttttttgaagcagtaAGCAGTGTCCTTTAAATCTGAAGATATTTAAATGAACTCCCAGTGGAGTATATGATGTATAGACCATCACCATGATGAATCTCGCCTAGACATCATCCCAGAAGTCATCCCTCTTCTCTGGCATGACTCAGTATTCCCACATAATCTTTAGGTTTGAGGGTAGCTCTGCAGTGCATAGCTCATCAAATTTTGAGGCATCTTTGACCTGTGTGCTGTAGAAAGTTAAGACATCCCCAGCAGTGCACATCTGGTGGAGTTGTGAATTGGGGACCGCATGGCCTAGTTCTGCGGCCAGTTGTGCCAGCAGGCGATACTTTAACTTGCTTTCTTTTAGTGAAGCCTTTTGCCAGTCCTCAGAGAGTGAGGGTCCAAAAATTTCCCTGACATGAGACTCAAGACGACTCTGGAGATCCTCTGGGGGAAGGTACTTCCTACTGCGTGGTGGGGGACACGCCAGGATGGGTGGTTCTTTCACTAGAACAGCTGTTTCAACCTCCTCTGGTTCTTTCACCTTCTTCCTGTTAATCAGAAGGAAGTACTTTAAATCTCCCAGCGGCTATTGAAttgattcccctcctcccccgattCACACTCATTTTTGGTTTCACTACCACAATTTGATAGCTCTTACATATGCCAGCACTGAAGACAGAGCAAGCTGTTTCCTTCACTGATTTGCGTACACACTGAATACAAACATTAGCACTCTGAGCCTAGTCCCAGCTTTTTCCAGAAAGCCCATCTTCAATAATATTCACGGAGCAAGTGCCCCTGCACTTTCACAGCATCTCTGTGAGGCCTCAGACTGAGGTGCTCACAGTGACTGTACGAAGGTTTATGGTACTTTAGCGGCACACCTGCAGCGGGGTGTTGTGCTAGTGTAGCAGCTGTCGGGTAGCCGGGCCCTGGCGGCATGTCTACGCTGCTCTTGGAATCTGTGTAGctgagggcctgtctacactacgcaACTTTTAGCGATAAGGCTGTGTCAACGCAGCCTTGTTGCTAAAAGCCAGCGTGTGTAAACGCACTGTTGGTATTTTGTCGGCACTTCTgcagacaaaatacttccagTCCCACGAGCGGCGTTAGCTCTGTCAGCAGGAGACAAAGCAGTGTTCACACTGCCAGTTGCGTTGGCAAAACTTGTCTTTCACAGGGGGGCTTTTTAAAGTACCCATGAAAGAAACAAGTTTTGTCCACAACgtcgcagtgtagacaagccctaagtctacAGGACAAGCCAGGCAGATGCGAGCTCTCCGCAAGCCCAGCTGCTGTGGTGCGGGCAGTGTTAGCAGGGCTACGCcgtgcccagggccagctctaggccccagcaaaacaagcaggtgcttggggggggacatttctaggggcagcattccggTGCTGGCCATGCCGCCCCCCGAAATGTggccccgccgccccagctcgccgccgctccgcttctcccccctcccttccaggcttgctgggcacgaaacagctgtttggcgcggcaagcctgggagggaggggggagaagccgaGCAGAGGCGCTcgggggtggagcagaggtgagctggggtggggagcggttcctcaacccccccccacacactacttcctgtgctccccctgccctggctcacctctgctccgcctgctcccctgaacgcgctccTCTCCCTGGCAGAGCGGCGGcgggttcaggggagcaggcggagcggaggtgagcgagggtggggtgggggaaatgcggcacgcccgggggaggaggtggggaagggggtaggAAGAGCTGGAGTTGGGGCAGAGtcgggagcgggggggtgggggggggaagaggggcgccccaaaattttttttgcttggggcagcaaaaatcctagagccggccctggccgtGCCCACTCGCTACCCCCCGCTGTCAGGAGAGCCCGGGCCCGGCTGAGCCGCGGCCCCGCTGCGgcggccaggctggggaggcGAGGAAGCTCGCGACAGCTGGCGGCGAGCTCGAGCAGGGCCAACGGCCAGCGTGCCGCGCGGCCCGAGcccgcggggggcggggctgggaacGGGGGCGGGGCTGAAGGCTAGAACGAGGCTAGCGCGGCCGGGGCCGGCGGCGCGGCGGACACTCGCACCCCAGCCCCAAGCCGCCGTCCCTCCCCACTCCGGGCCCGGCCCCGCACCGGGCGCCTCAGCGGCAGGGGCCGAGAGTAGCTCGGCCACGGAGCCTCCCTCGCGGTTACCTCAGGCCTCCCCACAATGCCCTGCGCGGCGGGACCCCCAGACGCAGCCGCCTCCAGGCACCCACGAGCCCACAGGCGGTAGCCATCTTGGAAGCGCCACGGAAACactgcccccgcccagcccccggaCGTAAGGCCCGTGGCACGACGGGAGAGGTAGGACTGTTTCCGGGAGCGCGCGTTGCCTCACGGGAAGGGTAGTCACGAGCTGTTTCGGTCACGTGGGCGAGGCACGGCGCCGCGGAGCGCTCTGGGGGATGTAGTTCGCGTCGGAGCGGAGCGAGGCTGCGGCCTCCGGGGGCTCGTGCCCTGGGCGGAGCTGAGCGGGGTGAGGCCCGGAGGATGTGGGAAGAGTCTGCAGCTGCCGGGGCGCTTGTTGCCATAGCAACCGGGATGGGGCCTCCTCCGTGCccgtggggagctgctggtggtggcccagctggggcgggggagcggcGGCTCCGTGTCACGCCGGGCCCTGATCTTATGATGAgttttgtcacttttttttttaaatgcttttcatAAAGCCCAGCTCTTGATCCAGAGCTGTGATTATgtgggaatctcagcttttgtgtgtgtgggggggggcgttaaagtaagtttctagccctcatgggtgTGGAGGAAAGCTGGAGAGTGTGTCCCGGTGCAGCCTGAAGACTCAACAAGAGCCCAACGTGTACTTTTCAGATCTCTGTATTTTTAGGCCTGTCTCATCACTGGGGCCTGACTCGCGGTTTTTGAACGATGACAGTGACAATACTGAGGTGCTGCGAAAGCTGCAAGCCTGAGatggttgtaaaaagaaaaggaggacttgtggcaccttagagactaaccagtttctttgagcataagctttcgtgagctacagctcacttcatcggatgcatactgtggaaactgcagaagacattatatacacagagaccatgaaacaatacctcctcccaccccactctcctgctggtaatagcttatctaaagtgaccactctccttacaatgtgtatgataatcaaggtgggccatttccagcacaaatccaggttttctcaccctccgccccccccacacaaactcactctcctgctggtaatagcccatccaaagtgaccactctctttacaatgtgtatgataatcaagttgggccatttccagcataaatccaggttttctcaccccccctccccctttttccaaaaaccacacacacaaactcgctctcctgctggtaatagcccatccaaagtgaccactctctttacaatgtgtatgataatcaagttgggccatttccagcacaaatccaggttttctcacccccccccccttttttccaaaaaccacacacacaaactcgctctcctgctggtaatagcttatccaaagtgaccactctccttacaatgtgtatgaaaatcaaggtgagccatttccagcacaaatccaggttttctcagcccttccccccccccccaaaaacacacacacacaaactcactctcctgctggtaatagcttatccaaagtgaccactctccctacaatgtgcatgataatcaaggtgggccatttccagcacaaatccaggttttctcacacccccacccgcatacacacacaaactcactctcctgctggtaatagctcatccaaagtgaccactctccttacaatgtgtatgataatcaaggtgggccatttccagcataaatccaagtttaaccagaacgtctgaggggggggcgggggtaggaaagaacaaggggaaataggctaccttgcataatgacttagccactcccagtctctatttaagcctaaattaatagtatccaatttgcaaatgaattccaattcagcagtttctcgctggagtctggatttgaagtttttttgttgtaagatagcgaccttcatgtctgtgattacgtgaccagagagattgaagtgttctccgactggtttatgaatgttataattcttgacatctgatttgtgtccatttattcttttacgtagagactgtccagtttgaccaatgtacatggcagaggggcattgctggcacatgatggcatatatcacattggtggatgtgcaggtgaacgagcctctgatagtgtggctgatgttattaggccctgtgatggtgtcccctgaatagatatgtgggcacagttggcaacgggctttgttgcaaggataggttcctgggttagtggttctgttgtgtggtatgtggttgttggtgagtatttgcttcaggttggggggctgtctgtaggcaaggactggcctgtctcccaagatttgtgagagtgttgggtcatccttccggataggttgtagatccttaataatgcgttggaggggttttagttgggggctgaaggtgacagctagtggcgttctgttattttctttgttaggcctgtcctgtagtaggtaacttctgggaactcttctggctctatcaatctgtttcttcacttccgcaggtgggtattgtagttgtaagaatgcttgatagagatcttgtaggtgtttgtctctgtctgaggggttggagcaaatgcggttgtatcgcagagcttggctgtagacgatggatcgtgtggtatggtcagggtgaaagctggaggcaagtaggtaggaatagcagtcagtaggtttccggtatagggtggtgtttatgtgaccattgtttattagcactgtagtgtccaggaagtggatctcttgtgtggactggaccaggctgaggttgacggtgggatggaaattgttgaaatcatggtggaattcctcaagggcttcttttccatgggtccagatgatgaagatgtcatcaatatagcgcaagtagagtaggggcgttaggggacgagagctgaggaagcgttgttctaaatcagccataaaaatgttggcatactgtggagccatgcgggtacccatagcagtgccgctgatctgaaggtatacattgtccccaaatgtaaaatagttatgggtaaggacaaagtcacaaagttcagccaccaggttagccgt
It contains:
- the MRPL50 gene encoding 39S ribosomal protein L50, mitochondrial isoform X1, which encodes MATACGLVGAWRRLRLGVPPRRALWGGLRKKVKEPEEVETAVLVKEPPILACPPPRSRKYLPPEDLQSRLESHVREIFGPSLSEDWQKASLKESKLKYRLLAQLAAELGHAVPNSQLHQMCTAGDVLTFYSTQVKDASKFDELCTAELPSNLKIMWEY
- the MRPL50 gene encoding 39S ribosomal protein L50, mitochondrial isoform X2, which codes for MKKVKEPEEVETAVLVKEPPILACPPPRSRKYLPPEDLQSRLESHVREIFGPSLSEDWQKASLKESKLKYRLLAQLAAELGHAVPNSQLHQMCTAGDVLTFYSTQVKDASKFDELCTAELPSNLKIMWEY